Proteins from one Actinopolymorpha sp. NPDC004070 genomic window:
- the nrdR gene encoding transcriptional regulator NrdR has product MHCPFCRHPDSRVVDSRTADDGAAIRRRRQCLDCERRFTTVEQVTLAVVKRSGVTEPFSREKVITGVRKACKGRPVTEDSLAQLAQRVEEAIRSTGSAEIPSHEVGLAILGPLRELDEVAYMRFASVYRSFDTLADFEAEIAVLRAEHDETVPEPRPGHQPTRP; this is encoded by the coding sequence ATGCACTGCCCGTTCTGCCGGCATCCTGACAGTCGGGTGGTCGACAGCCGCACCGCCGACGACGGCGCGGCCATCCGGCGCCGGCGCCAGTGCCTGGACTGCGAGCGCCGGTTCACCACGGTCGAGCAGGTCACGCTCGCGGTGGTCAAACGCAGCGGCGTCACCGAGCCGTTCAGCCGCGAGAAGGTCATCACCGGGGTCCGCAAGGCGTGCAAGGGCCGCCCGGTCACCGAGGACTCTCTCGCGCAGTTGGCCCAGCGGGTGGAGGAGGCGATCCGGTCCACCGGTTCGGCGGAGATCCCCTCGCACGAGGTGGGGCTCGCCATTCTCGGTCCGCTCCGAGAGCTGGACGAGGTGGCCTACATGCGCTTCGCCAGCGTCTACCGCAGCTTCGACACCCTGGCCGACTTCGAGGCCGAGATCGCGGTGCTGCGTGCCGAACACGACGAGACGGTGCCCGAGCCACGGCCGGGGCACCAACCCACCCGGCCCTAG